The Methanohalophilus portucalensis genome window below encodes:
- a CDS encoding NosD domain-containing protein, which translates to MHIKLLMISVIALALLSSAAMAVEITVDDNGSGNYTTIQDAINAANNTDTIIVYSGTYNENVDVNKSVIIISHSGNPANTKVQAASSADHTFNVTRDNVTISGFEITNAAGTSKAGIFLDAVQHNTISDNKLSNNYYAIFLNESSNNTLTRNIVSNSSSSGIQLVNSGSNIIYDNYFNNTINIQMSDSAGSSWNIANAVGTNIVGGPSIGGNYWAHPDGTGHSETCTDANNDGFCDLSFYITGSDIDHLPLMTSPAIDIEKHTNGEDADERYGPYIRWNYDVRWDFYISNTGNVNLTNVVVEDNKCGIVGTIPIIMPGETVQFTETTSALLGLQKTHATATGTPTLGPDVMDYDRSYYFGHDSQPAFDIPTAQPLLTAGFLGIAVVMFMRRKRK; encoded by the coding sequence ATGCATATCAAACTTTTGATGATCAGCGTGATAGCACTGGCATTACTTTCATCAGCAGCAATGGCGGTTGAAATTACTGTGGATGACAATGGTAGTGGTAATTATACAACAATTCAGGATGCTATAAATGCGGCAAATAACACTGATACGATTATTGTCTATTCAGGTACATATAATGAAAATGTGGATGTGAACAAATCAGTAATCATTATCTCACATTCCGGGAACCCGGCTAATACTAAAGTTCAGGCGGCTTCTTCAGCAGACCATACTTTCAATGTGACCAGAGATAACGTGACAATCAGTGGCTTTGAGATAACAAATGCTGCAGGTACTTCTAAGGCTGGAATCTTTCTTGATGCTGTCCAGCACAACACAATAAGTGACAATAAACTATCTAATAATTATTATGCCATCTTCCTCAATGAATCCAGCAACAATACGCTGACCCGCAATATCGTATCCAACAGCAGTTCATCGGGTATTCAATTGGTAAATAGTGGTAGTAATATTATTTATGACAACTATTTCAACAATACAATTAACATTCAGATGTCCGATAGTGCTGGCAGCTCCTGGAATATAGCAAATGCGGTAGGTACAAACATTGTAGGCGGACCTTCTATTGGTGGTAACTATTGGGCACATCCTGATGGTACAGGACATAGTGAAACCTGTACAGACGCAAACAATGATGGCTTCTGTGATTTATCTTTTTACATCACTGGCAGTGACATTGATCATCTTCCCCTTATGACCAGTCCAGCCATTGATATTGAAAAACATACCAATGGTGAGGATGCTGATGAGAGATACGGTCCATACATCAGGTGGAATTATGATGTCAGATGGGATTTTTACATCAGCAATACTGGTAATGTCAACCTGACAAATGTTGTGGTAGAAGACAATAAATGTGGTATTGTGGGTACCATTCCCATAATTATGCCGGGGGAGACTGTGCAATTCACAGAGACGACTTCTGCATTGCTGGGTCTGCAAAAGACCCATGCAACAGCCACCGGAACCCCGACACTAGGTCCGGATGTAATGGACTATGACCGCAGTTACTATTTTGGGCATGATTCACAGCCGGCTTTTGATATCCCGACTGCCCAACCGTTATTGACTGCGGGCTTCCTTGGTATAGCAGTTGTAATGTTTATGAGAAGAAAACGCAAATAA
- a CDS encoding LabA-like NYN domain-containing protein, which produces MFSSQKLAVFVDVQNMFYSARNIHYGRLDYEKLLRAVVMERKLTRAIAYLVETPDIDQSGFKSFIGSIGWEVKSKALKVRPDGSTKGDWDMGIAIDAISIAPKVDTIVLVSGDGDFVDLINHLKAIGVRVEVHSFKESTAEELINAATAHYPIERRMLLDR; this is translated from the coding sequence ATGTTTAGCAGCCAAAAATTAGCGGTTTTTGTAGACGTGCAGAATATGTTCTATTCTGCCAGAAATATCCATTACGGGAGACTTGATTACGAAAAACTTTTACGTGCTGTCGTAATGGAAAGAAAATTGACAAGGGCAATAGCCTATCTTGTAGAAACCCCGGATATCGACCAGTCAGGTTTTAAGAGTTTTATTGGTTCAATTGGTTGGGAAGTAAAAAGCAAGGCCCTGAAGGTAAGACCTGATGGTTCCACCAAAGGAGATTGGGACATGGGGATCGCAATTGATGCGATTTCAATTGCACCAAAAGTAGATACTATTGTACTTGTTAGTGGGGATGGAGATTTTGTCGATCTGATAAACCACCTGAAAGCTATTGGTGTACGGGTTGAAGTTCACTCTTTTAAGGAAAGTACAGCCGAAGAACTTATTAACGCAGCTACAGCCCATTATCCAATTGAAAGAAGGATGTTATTGGATAGATAA
- the thiE gene encoding thiamine phosphate synthase: MPFWKSLLNDIDFYLVTDSGLSRKGTLSDVKCAVSAGCKIVQYREKDKTTKEMIEEAILIRKICGDNAIFLVNDRIDVALAAGADGVHIGQDDMPIDLARNILGENKIIGLTVHNTDEAIEAERKGADYVGFSPVFDTTTKKDAGRGVGPDRIQAVKTIIDIPIVAIGGINKDNCVSVVENGADSLVAISAIVCSDDVRRETEYFIATIRKIKQNPLNRVNVKGK, from the coding sequence ATGCCATTCTGGAAATCTTTGCTTAATGATATCGATTTCTATCTTGTGACAGATTCCGGCCTATCCAGGAAAGGTACATTGTCCGATGTGAAATGTGCAGTATCGGCGGGGTGTAAGATTGTTCAGTATCGGGAGAAAGACAAGACTACAAAAGAGATGATTGAAGAAGCGATCCTGATCAGGAAAATATGTGGGGATAATGCCATCTTTCTGGTAAATGACCGTATCGATGTAGCCTTGGCTGCAGGAGCTGATGGAGTGCATATCGGACAGGACGATATGCCGATAGATCTGGCACGAAATATTCTGGGTGAAAATAAGATAATCGGCCTTACAGTCCATAATACAGATGAAGCAATCGAGGCAGAAAGAAAAGGGGCTGATTATGTAGGTTTCAGTCCGGTTTTTGACACTACTACCAAAAAAGATGCGGGTAGGGGTGTTGGACCTGACAGGATTCAGGCGGTGAAAACTATAATTGATATTCCGATTGTTGCTATAGGGGGTATCAATAAAGACAACTGTGTTTCAGTTGTTGAAAATGGGGCCGATAGTTTGGTTGCTATTTCAGCAATCGTTTGCAGTGATGATGTAAGGAGAGAAACAGAGTATTTCATTGCAACTATCCGCAAAATAAAGCAAAATCCCCTAAACAGAGTTAATGTAAAGGGAAAATGA
- the thiM gene encoding hydroxyethylthiazole kinase, whose amino-acid sequence MKDALKTLREAKPLVHHITNWVTIYDCANIIRTFGALPVMAHAVEECADMTKISSALVLNIGTLTSELIESMIISAKAANEKKIPVVLDIVGVGATQFRNQMAAKILDSAHVDIIKGNYSEIAKLAGENARTKGVEATSINADPFWLAKNLAISRSCTVVMTGKEDIVSDGSRIFSIKNGHAEMGSIVGTGCMVASIIGSFAALNDDFCDAAIDALSLFGVAGELAAAKSTGSGSFKMHLYDEVSGLTDEKAEPMTNVESIDG is encoded by the coding sequence ATGAAAGATGCACTAAAAACATTGAGAGAGGCAAAACCATTGGTCCATCATATCACCAACTGGGTTACAATTTATGACTGTGCAAATATAATAAGGACCTTTGGTGCACTTCCTGTAATGGCTCATGCTGTAGAAGAATGTGCTGATATGACCAAGATTTCCTCTGCCCTTGTACTTAACATCGGAACCCTGACATCTGAACTTATTGAATCCATGATAATTTCCGCAAAGGCTGCAAACGAAAAAAAAATTCCCGTGGTACTCGATATAGTAGGGGTAGGGGCAACCCAATTCAGAAACCAAATGGCTGCAAAGATCCTTGATAGTGCTCATGTTGATATCATTAAAGGTAACTATTCTGAGATTGCAAAACTGGCAGGTGAAAATGCCCGTACAAAAGGAGTTGAAGCAACTTCTATCAATGCTGATCCCTTCTGGCTTGCAAAGAATTTGGCCATCTCAAGATCATGTACTGTTGTGATGACCGGCAAAGAAGATATAGTCAGTGACGGTTCAAGGATATTTTCCATTAAAAATGGTCATGCAGAAATGGGTTCAATTGTGGGTACCGGTTGCATGGTTGCTTCAATAATTGGTTCATTTGCAGCCCTGAACGATGATTTCTGTGATGCAGCAATAGATGCTTTGTCTCTATTCGGGGTTGCCGGGGAACTTGCGGCGGCTAAGTCAACCGGCAGCGGTAGTTTCAAGATGCATTTATATGATGAAGTATCCGGGCTTACTGATGAAAAAGCAGAACCTATGACTAATGTTGAGAGTATTGATGGCTGA
- a CDS encoding thiamine pyrophosphate-binding protein, giving the protein MAKYRCSVCNWVYDEEVEGQDFDSLPDDYTCPVCGAPKSAFVPEGGEKEDESVETTVADKIVEQLEAFGVRFVYGIPGDSNLPLIDSIRRSDKIKFILTRHEETAAFMASAHGKITGGLGVCISIAGPGSTNLITGLMDAATDRSPVLAFAGQVAEVYLGSEAFQEIDQIELFSPFAEFTETIARENQALGLVTRATKYAFKKPGVAVLSTPTDILAGKLSGDVYSAEKRLVSNQTSPKHEDVEKAAELINTHKKVTLFAGWGCRHSGELLTQLSQKIKAPIATTSRAKGVVHETDRYSLGVLGSIGSKHAAKAVQNSELIVIIGSGFRQANLVPSGIRIVQIDIDPTKIGKTFDVDAPIVGDADLVLKDLLPLVDEKEENTEFLEHIDRMKQEHYEELEADAQDLSIPVNPGYVVQAIKRHANTDAIICVDVGDHTYWFYKKFMCEGQKTLMCANIASMGFGLPAALSAKLDNPDRQVICVTGDGGFGMLMADFTTAVREELGINVIVFNDGKLKNIKKEELRSSYPEFGVSFPNPNFAEYANTTGGEGYRIEDPAKLDEALGEAFKSIRPSIIDVVVDPDKTAASTKRVD; this is encoded by the coding sequence ATGGCAAAATACAGATGTTCGGTTTGTAACTGGGTTTATGATGAGGAGGTTGAAGGGCAGGATTTTGATTCACTGCCTGATGACTATACATGTCCGGTATGCGGGGCTCCGAAATCCGCTTTTGTTCCTGAAGGCGGGGAAAAGGAAGATGAATCGGTAGAAACGACTGTTGCCGACAAGATCGTCGAACAACTGGAAGCCTTCGGTGTCAGGTTTGTCTATGGGATCCCGGGGGATTCCAACCTGCCCCTGATAGACTCCATCCGCAGGAGTGACAAAATAAAATTCATTCTCACAAGACACGAAGAGACCGCTGCTTTCATGGCTTCTGCACATGGAAAAATCACCGGCGGGCTGGGCGTCTGTATCTCCATAGCGGGCCCAGGTTCTACAAACCTTATCACCGGTTTAATGGATGCTGCCACCGACAGGAGTCCGGTGCTTGCCTTTGCCGGTCAGGTGGCAGAGGTCTATCTTGGCAGTGAAGCCTTCCAGGAGATCGACCAGATAGAACTTTTCTCCCCCTTTGCTGAATTCACAGAAACCATTGCCCGGGAGAACCAGGCGCTCGGTCTGGTCACAAGGGCTACTAAATATGCCTTCAAAAAGCCCGGTGTTGCAGTACTCAGCACACCTACTGATATCCTGGCCGGCAAACTTAGCGGGGATGTATATTCCGCTGAAAAGAGGCTGGTTTCAAACCAGACCTCTCCAAAACATGAAGATGTGGAAAAGGCTGCGGAATTGATAAACACTCACAAGAAAGTCACTCTCTTTGCAGGCTGGGGCTGTCGCCACAGTGGTGAATTGCTAACACAACTCTCACAAAAAATCAAAGCCCCCATTGCCACTACTTCCAGGGCCAAGGGTGTGGTGCACGAAACCGATCGTTATAGTCTGGGTGTACTTGGTTCCATAGGGTCAAAACATGCAGCAAAAGCTGTACAAAACAGTGAACTTATAGTTATCATAGGTTCGGGTTTCAGACAGGCAAACCTTGTTCCTTCAGGAATCAGGATTGTCCAGATAGATATCGATCCGACCAAAATCGGAAAGACATTTGATGTAGATGCTCCGATTGTCGGTGATGCGGATCTTGTACTTAAAGACCTTCTTCCTCTTGTCGATGAAAAGGAAGAAAACACTGAGTTTTTAGAGCACATCGATCGGATGAAACAGGAGCATTATGAGGAACTGGAAGCCGATGCCCAGGATCTTTCCATCCCTGTAAATCCCGGTTATGTGGTACAGGCCATTAAACGCCATGCAAACACTGATGCTATAATTTGTGTAGATGTGGGCGACCATACCTACTGGTTCTACAAGAAATTCATGTGTGAAGGCCAGAAAACATTAATGTGTGCCAATATTGCCAGTATGGGATTCGGACTGCCTGCAGCCCTGTCGGCAAAACTTGATAATCCTGACAGGCAGGTAATATGTGTTACAGGAGATGGCGGTTTTGGAATGCTTATGGCTGATTTCACCACTGCTGTACGTGAAGAGCTCGGGATCAATGTCATTGTCTTTAATGACGGCAAACTCAAGAACATAAAAAAGGAAGAACTAAGATCCAGTTATCCTGAATTTGGTGTTAGTTTCCCTAATCCCAATTTTGCGGAATATGCAAACACTACCGGAGGTGAAGGTTATAGGATAGAGGACCCGGCAAAACTGGATGAAGCTCTTGGAGAAGCATTCAAATCCATCAGGCCTTCTATTATCGATGTGGTTGTAGATCCGGATAAGACTGCTGCAAGTACTAAAAGAGTGGATTAA
- a CDS encoding YggS family pyridoxal phosphate-dependent enzyme: MPVDENIKRILEKIGDRTLICVTKTIEPERINEAIRAGAAIIGENRVQEYEDKRKEILPCETHLIGHLQTNKVKKAVEFFDVIQSVDSMKVINNIDSRAGDIDKVQRVFLQVNIGNEPQKHGFRLDRIEEVINEIRSLQNIRVEGLMCIPPFVPAEQTRPYFQKMKALFDEMKQENRGNIDIQELSMGMSNDYMVAIEEGATMVRVGSAIFGEREY; the protein is encoded by the coding sequence ATGCCAGTCGATGAAAATATCAAGAGGATTCTCGAAAAAATCGGTGACAGGACACTCATCTGTGTCACCAAGACAATTGAACCTGAAAGGATCAACGAAGCCATCCGGGCCGGGGCTGCCATAATCGGAGAGAACCGGGTTCAGGAATATGAAGATAAACGCAAGGAAATCCTGCCCTGTGAGACACATTTGATAGGTCACCTGCAGACAAATAAAGTCAAAAAGGCTGTTGAGTTTTTTGATGTCATCCAGTCAGTCGACTCCATGAAAGTAATAAATAATATTGATAGCAGAGCCGGGGATATCGATAAGGTACAGAGGGTCTTCCTTCAGGTAAACATAGGCAATGAACCACAGAAACATGGTTTCAGGCTGGACAGGATCGAAGAAGTTATAAACGAAATCCGCTCCCTTCAAAATATACGTGTGGAAGGCCTGATGTGCATCCCTCCTTTTGTCCCTGCCGAACAAACCCGTCCCTATTTCCAAAAGATGAAAGCCCTGTTTGATGAAATGAAACAGGAAAACCGCGGCAACATCGATATTCAGGAATTGTCAATGGGTATGTCCAATGACTACATGGTAGCCATAGAAGAAGGGGCTACAATGGTGCGTGTGGGTTCGGCTATATTCGGGGAAAGGGAGTATTAA
- a CDS encoding PGF-pre-PGF domain-containing protein — translation MKKIPFIAFMVLLLVISTSPAVSTGNNDSWDVTLYFTSLSSSSDNTSPPPAPATYDRIFGINSDATDGFDRYIDKPAPPEPQGDALDVYFPCEHEVVTRLATDIKSNGTDEWKLNLYVPSQSSTQMRWDNTSIPEDEDFTVVVDDSKTDMKSNEMIEFTSGSHEITVHIGDIPTSPTSPNPSGGSSGGGGGGATGEEFENIASKHAQVNKVAAGEDVRYEFNEDDNAVMAIQFKSLTNEGQTKTSIEVLKDTSALVDSPAPGKVYQNMNIWVGNVAFDEDDMEDPVVGFKVSKEWLSDNDVEPDSIVLCRYHDGEWTSLATEAVDENENYFIYESETPGFSPFAISAVGNIDSSQYEISGTEEAIDEVTEDENISYSNTTDSNEVPGFGTVLSTFALLMVMFLRRKD, via the coding sequence ATGAAAAAAATACCTTTTATAGCATTTATGGTTTTGTTGTTGGTGATTAGTACATCACCTGCTGTTTCAACAGGTAACAATGATTCATGGGATGTGACATTATATTTCACATCTCTGTCAAGTTCCTCGGATAATACATCACCACCTCCTGCTCCAGCAACTTATGATCGAATATTTGGAATAAACTCTGATGCAACAGATGGCTTCGACAGATATATCGACAAACCAGCTCCACCTGAACCACAAGGTGACGCACTGGATGTTTATTTTCCATGCGAACATGAAGTTGTAACTCGTCTTGCAACAGACATAAAAAGCAATGGTACGGATGAATGGAAATTAAATCTCTACGTGCCTTCTCAATCAAGTACTCAGATGAGATGGGACAATACTTCAATTCCTGAAGATGAAGATTTCACAGTTGTTGTAGATGATTCAAAAACTGACATGAAATCTAACGAGATGATTGAATTTACCAGTGGTTCCCATGAAATTACTGTTCATATTGGAGATATACCAACTTCACCCACGTCACCTAACCCCTCTGGCGGAAGCAGTGGAGGAGGTGGCGGTGGAGCCACTGGCGAAGAGTTTGAAAACATTGCCTCCAAGCATGCACAGGTGAACAAGGTTGCTGCTGGTGAAGATGTACGATATGAATTCAACGAAGATGATAACGCCGTAATGGCCATACAATTCAAGTCTCTGACAAATGAAGGGCAGACCAAAACATCAATTGAAGTACTGAAAGATACGTCGGCTTTGGTAGATTCGCCTGCTCCAGGTAAAGTCTATCAGAATATGAATATCTGGGTAGGTAATGTCGCCTTTGATGAAGATGATATGGAAGACCCTGTAGTTGGATTCAAGGTGAGCAAGGAATGGCTTTCTGATAACGATGTAGAACCAGATTCAATAGTACTTTGCAGGTATCATGATGGTGAGTGGACTTCACTTGCAACAGAAGCCGTAGATGAAAATGAGAATTACTTCATTTATGAATCCGAGACTCCTGGTTTTTCACCGTTTGCAATTTCTGCAGTGGGGAACATAGACTCTTCTCAGTATGAAATTTCTGGTACAGAAGAAGCAATTGATGAAGTGACAGAAGATGAAAATATAAGTTACTCGAACACAACCGATTCAAATGAAGTACCCGGATTTGGTACTGTGTTAAGTACATTTGCACTGCTCATGGTTATGTTTTTGAGAAGAAAGGATTGA